One window of Streptococcus suis genomic DNA carries:
- a CDS encoding DNA-binding protein produces MDSRLLQMVDEFESALMDRALKVMHVVMDEKRRYPMELNKSQCSEMLLGTKDTGSFDARFNCHKDFPRIPNAREKYPRDAVIEWYHENWRRTAI; encoded by the coding sequence ATGGATAGCAGATTATTACAAATGGTTGATGAATTCGAATCAGCCCTAATGGATAGAGCGTTGAAGGTCATGCACGTTGTTATGGACGAAAAACGAAGATATCCAATGGAATTAAACAAGTCACAATGCTCTGAGATGCTTCTAGGAACAAAAGATACAGGGAGTTTCGATGCAAGATTTAACTGTCACAAAGACTTCCCTCGAATTCCAAACGCTCGTGAGAAGTACCCTCGTGATGCCGTTATCGAATGGTATCACGAAAATTGGAGGAGGACAGCAATATGA
- a CDS encoding helix-turn-helix transcriptional regulator has product MAKPKITIAELRAKNNKMSQKELASKIGVAYQTIGAWEDDITVIKGDNLLKLCEFFGVSSSDLLGR; this is encoded by the coding sequence ATGGCAAAACCAAAAATCACAATTGCAGAACTTCGTGCAAAGAATAATAAGATGAGCCAGAAAGAACTTGCTTCAAAAATCGGTGTTGCTTATCAAACAATTGGAGCATGGGAAGATGACATTACAGTCATTAAAGGCGATAATCTATTAAAATTGTGCGAATTCTTTGGAGTAAGTTCGTCTGATTTACTTGGACGATAA
- a CDS encoding helix-turn-helix domain-containing protein, producing the protein MILSHLLDLDYMIHDYKSSVKRFFDFFSSFFGICTKSLDIKSLFTYNIPMNREVKTMADAKIKYPEVGQRIRELREMRGFEQLDIANQLGYKSQSTISKWESGVNLPTGKKLILLAEMLDTSTDYILHGKISDTPTKDTTPTIDFKEMAAESMSYDGMPLNNEDIDLIASILETRMKNRDKE; encoded by the coding sequence ATGATTTTAAGTCATTTACTTGACCTTGACTATATGATACATGATTATAAATCATCTGTCAAGCGTTTTTTTGATTTTTTTTCATCTTTTTTTGGTATTTGCACAAAATCACTTGATATTAAATCACTTTTTACTTATAATATACCTATGAACAGAGAGGTAAAAACCATGGCTGATGCAAAGATAAAATACCCTGAAGTAGGGCAAAGAATTAGAGAGCTGAGAGAAATGAGAGGGTTCGAGCAATTAGACATAGCTAATCAACTTGGTTACAAATCTCAAAGCACAATTTCAAAATGGGAGAGTGGAGTGAATTTGCCAACTGGCAAAAAACTAATTTTATTGGCTGAAATGCTAGATACTTCCACAGACTACATTCTTCATGGAAAAATTAGTGACACTCCAACAAAAGACACCACCCCCACAATCGACTTCAAGGAAATGGCAGCCGAGTCCATGTCTTATGACGGCATGCCTCTCAATAATGAAGACATCGACCTCATTGCCTCAATCCTTGAAACTCGCATGAAAAACAGAGATAAGGAATAG
- a CDS encoding ImmA/IrrE family metallo-endopeptidase, giving the protein MMTPESVCAERGIDLVYFDGRDTDKKGIYNKRANMIAVDAYLDEIQHKKVIYHEMGHEDHDPTQYDRRREQYELQADRNMIHYLVKEELALMDDVREFNYVRFMEKYDLKTTVNETMVIEEFNNLVN; this is encoded by the coding sequence ATGATGACACCAGAATCAGTCTGCGCCGAGCGTGGCATTGATTTGGTCTATTTTGACGGTAGAGATACGGACAAGAAAGGCATATACAACAAGCGTGCGAACATGATTGCAGTTGACGCCTATTTGGATGAAATCCAACATAAGAAAGTTATCTACCATGAAATGGGCCATGAAGACCACGATCCGACCCAATACGACCGAAGACGCGAACAGTATGAATTGCAAGCAGATAGAAACATGATTCATTACCTGGTCAAAGAAGAATTGGCCTTGATGGACGATGTCAGAGAATTTAATTACGTTCGCTTTATGGAAAAATACGACTTAAAAACCACAGTCAATGAGACTATGGTGATTGAGGAGTTTAATAATTTAGTTAATTAA
- a CDS encoding tyrosine-type recombinase/integrase, translating to MAYFRKRDNGWEYRISYKAPDGSFKQKSKGGFATKKLAQTAASKAERLLINNVFIDDKQTFLDYYHNWAEIHKKPNVTPVTWKKYQHTERKVKLYFKDTKLTEITNSMYQQVLNQFASTHTQETVEKFHYQVKAAVKMAVHEGIIERNFCDFAIIRSSVESFAKETKFLEMQEYTDLIHKTREKIEYHSYAIIYLIAVTGMRFAEAVGLTWDDIDFENGLIDINKTYNYNTTFDFAPTKNSSSIRKVPIDDQTINLLIAYKEKYWIENDQNRIFASVSNAAANKTIKKIVGRNVHIHSLRHTYASYLITQGVELISISQLLGHENLNITLKVYAHQLESLKEKSNDKVRKIFEKFGADLGQT from the coding sequence ATGGCATATTTTAGAAAAAGAGATAACGGATGGGAATACCGTATCTCCTACAAAGCCCCAGACGGCTCATTTAAGCAGAAATCAAAAGGTGGATTTGCAACAAAGAAATTGGCTCAAACTGCTGCAAGCAAGGCGGAGAGATTACTTATCAATAATGTATTTATTGATGACAAACAAACATTTTTGGACTATTACCACAACTGGGCTGAGATACATAAAAAGCCAAATGTCACGCCTGTCACTTGGAAGAAATATCAGCATACAGAAAGAAAAGTCAAGTTGTACTTTAAAGATACAAAGTTAACCGAAATTACAAACAGCATGTATCAACAGGTACTAAATCAATTCGCCAGCACACACACACAAGAAACGGTTGAAAAATTCCATTATCAAGTCAAGGCAGCAGTTAAGATGGCTGTGCATGAGGGAATCATTGAGCGGAACTTCTGCGATTTTGCTATTATACGCTCATCGGTAGAATCATTCGCAAAAGAAACCAAGTTTTTGGAAATGCAAGAGTATACCGACCTAATCCACAAAACAAGAGAAAAGATAGAATATCATTCGTATGCTATTATCTACTTAATCGCTGTAACAGGTATGCGTTTTGCTGAAGCAGTTGGATTGACTTGGGATGATATAGATTTTGAAAATGGATTGATTGACATCAATAAAACGTATAATTACAATACTACTTTTGATTTTGCACCAACAAAAAATAGCAGCTCGATAAGAAAAGTCCCGATTGATGACCAGACTATCAATTTGCTGATCGCGTACAAAGAAAAGTATTGGATCGAGAATGATCAAAATAGAATTTTTGCTTCCGTATCGAATGCAGCAGCCAATAAGACTATTAAGAAAATTGTTGGGCGAAATGTCCACATACACTCATTGAGACATACCTATGCTTCATACTTGATTACCCAAGGTGTTGAATTGATTTCCATCTCCCAATTATTGGGACATGAAAATTTAAACATCACACTCAAAGTCTATGCCCACCAACTCGAATCGTTAAAAGAAAAGAGTAATGACAAGGTCAGAAAGATATTTGAAAAATTTGGGGCGGATTTGGGGCAGACATAA
- a CDS encoding GNAT family N-acetyltransferase: protein MKISQFSNHYQVRKLTEADLAQVLVLYQTNPLYFEHYPPSPSLEGLRQDLVNCPPGKGLSDKYFVGYWWDKQLVAVLDLNAGYPDDQIAYIGLFMVDGSLAGQGIGSKIMAELESQLGQYFQKVRLGYVAANPQASRFWQKQCFERVAEKTVESIQICIAEKSPFIGFFSFKKY from the coding sequence ATGAAGATTAGTCAATTTTCAAATCATTATCAAGTCCGAAAGCTAACTGAAGCTGACTTAGCGCAGGTTTTGGTTCTTTACCAGACCAATCCCCTCTATTTTGAACATTATCCGCCTAGTCCGAGTTTGGAAGGTTTGCGGCAAGATTTAGTCAATTGTCCGCCTGGGAAGGGCCTGTCAGATAAGTATTTTGTCGGTTACTGGTGGGACAAACAGTTGGTGGCAGTGCTGGATTTGAATGCCGGCTATCCTGATGACCAGATAGCTTACATTGGTCTCTTTATGGTGGACGGTAGCTTGGCTGGTCAGGGAATAGGTTCCAAAATCATGGCAGAGCTAGAAAGTCAGTTAGGACAGTATTTCCAAAAAGTCAGACTAGGCTATGTGGCGGCCAATCCACAGGCCAGTCGATTTTGGCAAAAGCAGTGCTTTGAAAGAGTTGCTGAGAAAACTGTAGAATCTATTCAGATATGTATAGCGGAAAAGAGTCCTTTTATAGGCTTTTTTTCTTTCAAAAAATATTGA
- a CDS encoding PhoH family protein, giving the protein MQEHSIDIQLSHPDDSFSLFGSNERHLRLMEQELGVVIHARTEKVQVIGQADHVEQARLVIQSLLVLVNRGLTVSTPDVVTAISMAKNDEIEKFVALYEEEIIKDNSGKPIRVKTLGQKVYVDAVKRHDIVFGIGPAGTGKTFLAVTLAVTALKRGQVKRIVLTRPAVEAGESLGFLPGDLKEKVDPYLRPVYDALYQILGKEQTTRLMEREIIEIAPLAYMRGRTLEDAFVILDEAQNTTIMQMKMFLTRLGFNSKMIVNGDISQIDLPRKVKSGLIDATEKLKNISQIDFVYFSAKDVVRHPVVAQIINAYEQDALAADSRASFEVIGEPSGNEEDED; this is encoded by the coding sequence TTGCAAGAACATTCTATTGATATTCAACTCAGCCATCCGGATGATAGTTTTAGTCTTTTTGGGTCCAATGAGCGCCATTTGCGTCTGATGGAGCAGGAGCTGGGAGTGGTCATTCATGCTCGGACAGAAAAGGTCCAGGTCATTGGTCAAGCTGACCATGTTGAGCAGGCCCGTCTGGTCATCCAGTCCCTCTTGGTCTTGGTCAATCGCGGGCTAACTGTGTCAACGCCAGATGTGGTTACGGCTATTTCCATGGCCAAAAATGATGAAATCGAAAAATTTGTCGCCCTCTATGAGGAAGAAATCATTAAGGACAATTCTGGCAAGCCCATTCGTGTCAAGACCTTGGGGCAGAAGGTTTATGTGGATGCTGTTAAGCGACATGATATTGTCTTTGGTATCGGTCCAGCAGGGACGGGAAAAACCTTCCTGGCTGTGACCTTGGCTGTCACCGCCCTCAAGCGTGGCCAGGTCAAGCGGATTGTCCTGACTCGTCCTGCGGTTGAGGCTGGTGAAAGTCTGGGCTTTTTGCCGGGGGATTTGAAGGAGAAGGTTGATCCTTATCTGCGTCCCGTTTACGATGCCCTCTATCAGATTTTGGGTAAGGAGCAGACCACTCGTCTCATGGAGCGGGAGATTATCGAAATTGCACCTTTGGCTTATATGAGGGGGCGGACGCTGGAAGATGCCTTTGTCATTCTGGATGAGGCGCAAAACACTACTATCATGCAGATGAAGATGTTTTTGACCCGTCTCGGTTTTAATTCCAAGATGATTGTCAACGGGGATATTAGTCAGATTGACCTACCTCGTAAGGTCAAGTCTGGTTTAATTGATGCTACGGAAAAATTGAAAAATATTTCGCAGATTGATTTTGTCTATTTTTCTGCCAAGGACGTGGTCCGTCATCCGGTTGTTGCCCAGATTATCAATGCTTACGAACAAGATGCATTAGCAGCAGATAGCCGAGCAAGTTTTGAGGTGATTGGGGAGCCTAGTGGGAACGAAGAGGATGAAGATTAG
- a CDS encoding YozE family protein, protein MRRTFYSWLMTQRNPKSNEPVAILADFAFEEYDFPKQSTDFDEVSRFLEESASFAFSMSDFDAIWEDYMAH, encoded by the coding sequence ATGAGAAGAACCTTTTATAGCTGGTTGATGACCCAGCGAAATCCCAAGTCCAACGAGCCTGTGGCTATTTTGGCTGATTTTGCCTTTGAAGAGTATGATTTCCCAAAGCAATCAACGGATTTTGATGAGGTCAGTCGCTTTTTGGAGGAGTCGGCCAGTTTTGCTTTTTCAATGTCTGATTTTGACGCCATTTGGGAGGACTATATGGCCCATTAG
- a CDS encoding DUF1958 domain-containing protein — MKRLLLALLLIGLVWGGSVVKADELMDIARASGYEVYEGYRPKSSILIDGNTGDIVWQDNIDESRDPASMSKLMTLYLVYEAIGQGKLTEDTIIRATETDQAISAIHEISNNPIYASVDYTVGDLIAMTLVPSSNVATVMLANYLSNNDPDAFMDMMNAKAKELGMTNSVWNNPGGAGASGFRGYYSPKRYDNSASNQTTARDMAILVYHLTKKYPAILEYTRHRVIVTMVDTPYQQAYNSYNYSLPGNIYGLEGVTGLKTGSSPRAAFNISMTIDRGGQKMIAVIMGVGTWSDMNSDFQRHAFANALINKAYQDFEYKKVLTAGKHSQDGKHYQVESDLYATVPVGTSPKLVYKDGQVYADNGLDSVSPLIQDSVKAEDTGVLATVNKALVKKQSAEADNQTDFTLTWIGSSLVLLPLALVSYFIFRNEQKNRAQFKERRKSRSRNK; from the coding sequence GTGAAAAGATTACTACTTGCTCTACTGTTAATTGGCCTGGTTTGGGGTGGTTCGGTAGTAAAAGCAGATGAATTGATGGATATTGCTAGAGCTTCTGGTTATGAGGTTTATGAGGGCTACAGGCCCAAGTCTTCTATATTGATTGATGGAAATACTGGGGATATTGTTTGGCAAGATAATATTGATGAGTCAAGGGATCCGGCTAGTATGAGTAAGCTCATGACCTTGTATCTGGTCTATGAAGCCATTGGTCAGGGCAAGTTGACAGAAGATACGATTATCAGGGCAACGGAGACTGACCAGGCGATTTCTGCTATCCATGAAATTTCGAACAATCCGATCTATGCTAGTGTTGATTATACAGTGGGTGATTTGATTGCCATGACCTTGGTACCATCTTCCAATGTAGCGACAGTCATGTTGGCCAATTATTTGTCTAACAATGATCCGGATGCTTTTATGGACATGATGAATGCCAAGGCCAAGGAGCTGGGTATGACCAATTCTGTCTGGAACAATCCAGGAGGAGCAGGGGCAAGCGGCTTTAGAGGTTACTATAGTCCCAAGCGTTATGACAATTCGGCTTCCAACCAGACAACAGCGCGTGATATGGCCATTTTGGTCTACCATTTGACCAAAAAATATCCTGCTATTTTGGAATATACGCGCCATCGGGTCATTGTTACGATGGTGGACACTCCCTACCAGCAGGCCTATAATTCCTATAATTATTCTTTACCAGGAAATATCTACGGTTTAGAAGGGGTCACTGGTCTCAAAACCGGTTCCAGTCCTCGTGCGGCCTTCAATATTTCCATGACCATCGATCGAGGCGGGCAAAAGATGATTGCAGTCATTATGGGTGTGGGTACCTGGTCTGATATGAATTCGGATTTCCAGCGCCATGCCTTTGCTAACGCCTTGATTAATAAGGCTTATCAGGACTTTGAATATAAGAAAGTCTTGACAGCTGGTAAACATAGCCAGGACGGGAAGCATTACCAGGTTGAGTCGGACCTATATGCGACTGTCCCCGTTGGAACTAGTCCCAAATTGGTATATAAGGATGGGCAGGTCTATGCGGATAATGGTTTGGATTCGGTCAGTCCCTTGATTCAGGATTCTGTGAAGGCTGAAGATACAGGTGTCTTGGCAACGGTCAATAAGGCCTTGGTCAAAAAGCAATCCGCTGAAGCTGACAATCAAACAGATTTCACCCTAACTTGGATTGGTTCTAGTCTGGTCTTGTTACCACTGGCTCTGGTTTCCTATTTTATTTTTAGGAATGAGCAGAAAAATCGTGCCCAATTTAAGGAAAGACGCAAGAGTCGTTCGAGAAATAAATAG
- a CDS encoding 2-dehydropantoate 2-reductase codes for MRVYIAGSGAMGCRFGYSLSKTDHEVILLDNWEDHIQAIRENGLKVTGDFDETVKLPIMKPTEAVEVADLIILLTKADQLPKMLQDIKGIIGEQTKVLSLLNGLGHATTMRRYVPDESIMVGVTIWLAGLKGPGHAHLEGPGSIFLQNMSGDGQAVAHIVDMFNQAGLNATYDENVIESIWRKACVNGVMNPTCTIMDCTIGELFGTEGGLNLVQGIFKEFIAVARAEVGNIDEEGIWKYIMETSKKASHHYPSMHQDLIQHGRKTEIDYLNGAVVFKGKRVGIPTPYCQMMTDMVHAKEAMLGLR; via the coding sequence ATGCGTGTATATATTGCTGGTAGTGGAGCCATGGGTTGCCGTTTTGGTTATTCTCTGTCTAAGACTGATCATGAGGTGATTTTGCTGGACAATTGGGAGGACCATATTCAGGCTATCCGTGAAAATGGCCTCAAGGTGACGGGGGATTTTGACGAGACGGTCAAGCTGCCGATTATGAAACCGACTGAGGCTGTGGAAGTGGCGGATTTGATTATCCTCTTGACCAAGGCAGACCAGTTACCAAAAATGTTGCAGGATATTAAGGGGATTATCGGTGAACAGACCAAGGTACTCAGTCTTTTGAATGGGTTGGGTCATGCGACCACCATGCGCCGCTATGTGCCAGATGAGTCGATCATGGTTGGAGTGACCATTTGGTTGGCTGGGCTCAAGGGGCCAGGTCATGCTCATCTGGAGGGACCAGGATCCATTTTCCTGCAAAATATGTCTGGGGACGGTCAGGCTGTTGCCCACATCGTGGACATGTTTAACCAAGCGGGACTCAATGCGACATATGATGAGAATGTGATTGAATCTATTTGGCGCAAGGCCTGTGTCAATGGGGTCATGAATCCGACCTGTACCATTATGGACTGTACCATTGGGGAACTTTTTGGAACGGAAGGTGGACTCAATCTGGTTCAGGGGATTTTCAAGGAATTTATCGCTGTGGCGCGTGCGGAAGTAGGGAATATCGATGAAGAGGGAATTTGGAAGTACATCATGGAAACTTCTAAAAAGGCCTCACATCATTATCCGTCCATGCATCAGGACTTGATCCAACATGGTCGCAAGACGGAGATTGACTATCTGAATGGAGCGGTAGTTTTCAAGGGCAAGCGGGTTGGTATTCCAACGCCTTATTGCCAGATGATGACGGACATGGTTCATGCCAAGGAAGCCATGTTGGGATTGCGTTAG
- the cvfB gene encoding RNA-binding virulence regulatory protein CvfB, protein MNDLLAHYIVGLVTDQNDQFYFIQKDGKTFALSKEEGDFQLGQSVKGFAYTDMKQKLRLTTKEVGATRDTFGWGTVTEVRKDLGVFVDTGLPDKEVVVSLDILPDIKELWPKKGDQLYVKLDVDKKDRIWALPAFQEEFQKMAGPAYDNMQNQTLKAIVYRLKLNGTFVYLPDNNMLGFIHPTERYAEPRLGQVLEARVIGYRAVDRTLNLSLKPRSFEMLENDAQMILTYLESNGGFMTLNDKSAPEDIKATFGISKGQFKKALGGLMKAGKIKQDAIGTELI, encoded by the coding sequence ATGAATGATTTACTAGCTCACTATATTGTCGGATTAGTGACCGACCAAAATGACCAGTTTTACTTCATCCAAAAGGATGGCAAGACCTTTGCCCTGTCCAAGGAAGAAGGGGATTTTCAGCTGGGTCAATCTGTCAAGGGCTTTGCCTACACAGATATGAAGCAGAAATTGCGCTTGACGACCAAGGAAGTGGGAGCAACCCGCGATACCTTTGGCTGGGGAACGGTAACAGAAGTGAGGAAGGACTTGGGTGTCTTTGTTGATACGGGCTTGCCGGACAAGGAAGTGGTTGTGTCCTTGGACATCCTTCCTGACATCAAGGAACTCTGGCCCAAGAAAGGCGACCAGCTCTATGTCAAGTTGGACGTTGACAAGAAAGACCGAATTTGGGCTTTACCTGCCTTTCAAGAGGAATTTCAAAAGATGGCAGGTCCTGCTTATGACAATATGCAAAACCAGACCCTCAAGGCCATTGTCTACCGCTTGAAACTCAATGGGACCTTTGTTTACTTGCCAGACAACAATATGCTGGGTTTTATTCATCCTACCGAGCGTTATGCGGAGCCACGTTTGGGCCAGGTCCTGGAGGCTCGTGTCATCGGCTATCGGGCTGTTGACCGGACCCTCAATCTGTCGCTTAAACCACGCTCATTTGAGATGTTGGAAAATGATGCCCAGATGATTTTGACTTATCTGGAAAGCAATGGCGGCTTTATGACCTTGAATGACAAGTCTGCTCCGGAAGACATCAAGGCCACCTTTGGCATTTCCAAGGGGCAATTCAAAAAAGCCCTGGGTGGGCTGATGAAAGCCGGTAAAATCAAGCAAGATGCGATTGGGACAGAATTGATTTAG
- the frr gene encoding ribosome recycling factor, with protein sequence MSKEIIAKAQERMNQSHQSLAREFSHIRAGRANASLLDRISVDYYGAPTPLNQLAGITVPEARVLLITPFDKSILKDIERALNASDLGLTPQSDGTVIRLVIPALTEETRKNLAKDVKKVGENSKVAIRNIRRDAMDEAKKAEKAKEITEDDLKTLEKDIQKVTDDAIKTIDKMTADKEKELLEV encoded by the coding sequence ATGTCGAAAGAAATTATTGCCAAAGCGCAAGAGCGTATGAATCAATCTCACCAGAGCTTGGCACGTGAATTTAGCCATATCCGTGCAGGTCGTGCCAATGCTAGTCTCCTGGACCGTATCTCTGTGGATTACTACGGAGCGCCAACACCGCTCAACCAGTTAGCTGGTATCACTGTGCCAGAGGCGCGTGTTCTTCTTATCACACCGTTTGATAAGTCTATCTTGAAAGATATCGAACGTGCCTTGAATGCGTCTGACCTTGGCTTGACACCACAATCTGACGGTACAGTTATCCGCTTGGTTATCCCTGCATTGACAGAGGAAACACGTAAGAACTTGGCAAAAGACGTGAAAAAAGTGGGTGAGAACTCGAAAGTAGCTATCCGTAACATCCGTCGTGACGCTATGGACGAGGCCAAAAAAGCTGAGAAGGCCAAAGAAATCACGGAAGATGATTTGAAGACGCTTGAAAAAGACATCCAAAAAGTCACTGACGATGCGATTAAGACCATCGACAAGATGACAGCTGACAAGGAAAAAGAACTCTTAGAAGTTTAA
- the pyrH gene encoding UMP kinase, with product MMKPKYERILIKLSGEALAGERGVGINIKTVQEMAKEIQEVAESGVQIALVIGGGNLWRGEPAAEAGMDRVQADYTGMLGTVMNALVMADSLKQLGVDTRVQTAISMQSVAEPYIRGRALRHLEKGRIVIFGAGIGSPYFSTDTTAALRAAEIEADAILMAKNGVDGVYNADPRKDANAVKFNELTHREVIHRGLKIMDATASTLSMDNDIDLVVFNMNEPGNIKRVVFGEPIGTTVSNKEEK from the coding sequence ATGATGAAACCTAAATACGAACGTATTCTAATCAAACTATCTGGAGAGGCCTTGGCTGGTGAACGTGGTGTCGGAATTAACATCAAGACAGTTCAGGAAATGGCCAAGGAAATCCAGGAAGTGGCTGAGTCTGGTGTGCAGATTGCCCTTGTAATTGGTGGTGGGAACCTCTGGCGTGGGGAGCCTGCAGCAGAAGCTGGTATGGATCGTGTACAAGCAGATTACACAGGGATGCTGGGAACAGTTATGAATGCCCTGGTGATGGCGGATTCCCTCAAGCAGCTTGGTGTGGATACTCGTGTGCAAACAGCTATTTCTATGCAGTCTGTGGCAGAGCCTTATATTCGCGGTCGTGCTCTCCGTCATTTGGAAAAAGGTCGTATCGTTATCTTTGGTGCTGGTATCGGCTCACCGTATTTCTCAACCGATACGACGGCTGCTCTTCGTGCAGCAGAAATCGAAGCAGATGCCATTCTCATGGCTAAAAATGGGGTCGACGGTGTTTACAATGCAGACCCTCGTAAGGATGCCAATGCGGTTAAGTTCAATGAATTGACCCACCGTGAAGTTATCCATCGTGGTCTTAAAATCATGGATGCCACAGCATCAACTCTTTCAATGGACAATGACATCGACCTGGTTGTCTTTAACATGAATGAGCCAGGCAATATCAAACGTGTTGTTTTCGGTGAGCCAATCGGTACAACCGTTTCTAACAAAGAAGAAAAATAA
- the yghU gene encoding glutathione-dependent disulfide-bond oxidoreductase, giving the protein MTDYVKPQVWKWEDENDNRTGNRPSAGSRFEQTLPKGDKPLQVYSLGTPNGIKVAIMLEELKELGISDAAYDLFLIEIGKGDQFGSDFVDINPNSKIPAMVDYSGADPVRVFESSHILLYLAEKFDAFLPRDWAGRTEVLNWLFWQTGAAPFVGGGFGHFYHYAPTAQEYPINRYAMETKRQLDVLDQLLATRPYIAGDEYTITDIAIWSWYGRLAQGNLYPGSKEFLDVASYQNLNQWVEKIAKRPAVARGLAVEYQKLDA; this is encoded by the coding sequence ATGACAGATTATGTGAAACCACAGGTATGGAAGTGGGAAGATGAAAATGACAATCGGACTGGTAACCGTCCTAGCGCAGGTAGCCGTTTTGAGCAAACCTTGCCCAAAGGCGACAAGCCCTTGCAGGTTTACTCACTTGGAACACCCAATGGCATAAAGGTGGCTATCATGCTGGAAGAACTCAAGGAATTGGGGATATCGGATGCGGCTTATGACCTGTTCTTGATTGAAATTGGCAAAGGCGACCAGTTTGGTTCAGATTTTGTAGACATCAATCCAAACTCAAAAATTCCTGCCATGGTGGATTATTCAGGGGCAGATCCTGTCCGTGTCTTTGAGTCTTCTCATATTTTGCTCTATTTGGCTGAGAAATTTGATGCCTTCTTGCCAAGGGACTGGGCAGGTCGCACGGAAGTCCTCAATTGGCTCTTCTGGCAGACTGGTGCAGCACCCTTTGTTGGTGGTGGCTTTGGACATTTCTATCACTACGCGCCAACTGCCCAGGAATATCCGATTAACCGCTATGCCATGGAAACCAAGCGTCAACTAGATGTGTTAGACCAGCTCTTGGCGACCCGTCCCTATATTGCTGGCGACGAATACACTATTACGGATATTGCCATCTGGTCTTGGTATGGTCGTCTGGCTCAGGGCAATCTCTATCCAGGTTCCAAGGAATTTTTAGATGTTGCTAGCTATCAGAACCTCAATCAGTGGGTGGAGAAAATTGCTAAGCGTCCAGCAGTTGCACGGGGCTTGGCGGTGGAGTACCAAAAATTGGATGCATAA